The Astyanax mexicanus isolate ESR-SI-001 chromosome 7, AstMex3_surface, whole genome shotgun sequence genome has a window encoding:
- the rgs17 gene encoding regulator of G-protein signaling 17, which translates to MPQSVSGVEMRKRQQAHIEGPPQAPGHPRPNTCCLCWCGCCKCLWNEERRERPERQTCTKMDSIEVTEEQHPTLDEVVAWARSFEMMMRSTEGREIFKEFLQSEYSEENLMFWIACEDLKKETSPSTIEEKARIIYEDYVSILSPKEVSLDSRVREGINLSLAEPSSLMYEDAQLQIYTLMHRDSFPRFLNSSVYRELLERKRACLDT; encoded by the exons cctcagagtGTGAGCGGAGTTGAAATGAGGAAACGGCAGCAGGCACACATTGAAGGACCCCCGCAGGCCCCTGGGCATCCAAGGCCAAACACCTGCTGTCTCTGCTGGTGTGGGTGCTGCAAATGCCTCTG GAATGAAGAGAGGAGGGAGCGTCCAGAACGGCAAACATGTACAAAAATGGACAGCATAGAAGTGACAGAAGAGCA GCATCCCACACTGGATGAAGTTGTAGCCTGGGCACGGAGCTTTGAGATGATGATGCGTTCCACAGAAGGCAGGGAAATTTTTAAGGAGTTCCTGCAGTCTGAGTACAGTGAGGAGAACCTGATGTTTTGGATAGCCTGCGAGGATCTAAAGAAGGAGACAAGCCCGTCAACTATAGAAGAGAAAGCTAGGATCATTTATGAGGATTATGTCTCTATCCTGTCCCCAAAAGAG GTCAGTTTGGATTCCCGGGTGAGGGAGGGTATCAACCTGAGCCTGGCAGAGCCTAGCAGTCTGATGTACGAGGACGCGCAGCTGCAGATCTACACCCTCATGCACAGAGACTCCTTCCCCCGATTCCTCAACTCATCAGTTTACAGGGAACTCCTGGAAAGAAAGAGAGCCTGCTTAGACACCTAA